ttcttcttcttcatcgaccaGTCGCCGGCGAAGGGCGGGCAGTTGCCAGCAACCGTCGCCCAGATGACCATCGTCGGGGGTGGCGCAACTGACGCCAGGGGGTGGGTCATGGCGAGGTCTGGGCCGCTGagacccagatctggggcggCGGGGTGCGGGAGGACCTTGCCGCCCCGACCGGGTTGCGCGACCTGCCGCCCCCGGGCCTGATCGgggtcgtcggaggtcgcgACGTCACGCGACCTCGCCACCCCAGATCCGGTCGCCAGGTTGCCGATGGCCACCGCCTCgccggtcaatttttttatttttttcttttaataaatttttttaccacaaagatactttgtaaatataattctccaaacactattttgctcaaagtgcttcacaaagagctttcaaagtacaatttacgaaacacaaatgcatttaaaaaaatacctTTAACTCAAAGATGTTTGCAATTTCCTAAAAACTTTCCCTAAAAGTTTTCCTAAACGCACCTAACATTTCTCTGTCAAGACCGCTTTCACTGTAAAGCCGCGGTACTTATTGTGAGTGAGGAAAATGGTCAAATGAGTAAAATGTCTTAACACGTCATTTAATGTAACTATTCTGTCGTTCTTCATGCTCAAAACACTTGAATTAAGCCGCGAATAATTTTAGAAAACAAACAGATGAAAAAATAACCTCTGAGGCCATAAATGCAAATAACTAATctatttgtaatatttttagaaaacaaagcaaaaaattCGGGCTTGGCGAGAACCCGCTCCATCGAATGCCTCAAGATCCGGCTTACTGGACCGGTACTCTCCCTAACAAGCACCGAAGACGGTATCCTAGGAGTAACTCGATGAAATCATTGCGTATGCTAGAACGTCACCGCAGTCCTTCATCATGCTGATTGGCCTTCGGGCGAGGAAGAGGATTATAGACTATCCTTGTCCTGCAAGACCTTGCAGTTCGATGATAATTCAGAAAACTCGGGCAGACTTACGATGGAACAACGTACGTTCGCGACGTCATCAACAGTCTGATCATCGATCTGCTCTGCAGGCGCACAGCAAAAAGCGATGAATTCGACACGGCACGGGAGCCGAAGTCTCTTCTTGAAGTCCGAGAGGcacctttttttccatttcagtAATTGAAGTCCGAGAAATGCTTCACCAAAACCATATAATTTCACCCGATccggaaaaaaagagagaacaaaacaGATCCAGTCGTGCTGCTTACTGTCACGTCAagctttgatttttctcgagTTGTCGCGTTCAAGTTTATATTTTGGATTGAACTCCGTAACGAGAGAAGATTAGAAGGCCTTCTTTGTTGAATGGATCAGAGCTATTCTCAGGGCCAAGGTGGCAATCAAGGAATGTCTTTCGGTCCTGAAAAGAAACcaacaaaataatttgatttcGCCACTGCAGCACATACGTACGAAGCTAGGAGACTGTCCTCGAGGTGGGTATCGCGCGTCTAGCCCTTGTCGTCGTGCAGGCTTTGAGAGACAAAGGAGAGGGTTCCCTTCAAACTCCGGTGCGTTGACTGAGACTGATATGATGCTTCACTGCGTGGTATTGAGTTCCAAAGTCCTGGATCTTCCAGACTGTCAAGACCCTCCAAAAGTTTACATCTTATTTACCGGATACTTTTTCTCTTCTGCATAGTTGTAATATCTAGGTATATTGTGGGATTTTAAATGACTTCTCTCCATTTTCGGGgaaaaagaacttaaaaatGTTTCTCTGGCTATGATGATTGATATTAGATTGCATCTTAAAGTTACAAGATCAATATGATAATGCAATTACATAATGCCCAAAACAATTTTCGTGTCTCGGTGCCATTTCGGTGCCATAACAATGTCACGAGATCCATGCATCGGAGCTTGTGAGCAAATAACTAGATGGCAAGTCTCTCATGTTTCCCTTCTTTTATGTGGTTTCTCAGTAGTCATTTTGATCTGTTATTAAATAGTCGATCTGGGAGATAGATGGATCCTCGTTTCATATCTGAAAAAATAGTCAATGAACTTGCAAACGGATTTCAAGCTTCTTTATCAACTGCACTTTTACAGCCCTAATCTTGAAAAGTAGAAAAGGAAGTGCGGCATCGATCGGGtatacaaaaaaagaattggaaaaaagaGCCACAATTGGGTAAATAACACTTGAATGAACAAAGAAATTGACTAGATACATGAAAAAATGGGGTTAGTCCCTGAACTCTCCTCTACTATATAGGCTCTTCAGCCGTCTTATTTTTCCCTAGAAATTAGAAATCTCGAGCCGAGAGCAACAGAACTACAAGTGCCTCAGCCATCAAAAGTTATCGGACCTTGGCCCGGCCTGATGCCTCCACAATCGAAGCCCGCCCCGGCGTCCCCTCAATGAACGAACTTAGCTAGCTGAAGCAGACACAGTCCTTGGGCTCGGGAGGCCCATGCCAGTAAGCCGTGGGGACAACCTGACCTTTGGGCTCGGCCGCGGGGAAGGGATCGGACCGTAACCCCCGAAGGCTCCCGGGACAACTCTCGGAGAGAGGTTGACCTGCTCCAGCGCCCGTGACTGGAGCTCCGTGGGGTAGTCCCTCACGCAGCCGATGCGAGGCCCGGTTCCTGTCGACCACTTGCACGACAAGCGCCTGGCAAAGTCGAACACCGGCGGCTCTGCCTTGGCACGGGCATTCGTGACATTTTCTTGCGGAAGTCCAGGTTTGACGGTGGGCTTCTCTGGCTCAGCAACCAAGTCAACAGCTCCCAGGGCATCCGATGGGGCGGCTTCTGCAGGGTCCTCGCTTGTTTTATGTTTTGAGCCCTCATTGGAGGCTGTGGATGAAGGATCATCATCATCGATTGCACACCTCTGAGAAAAATAATACATATACTATGTCAGTGATCGGCTGGTCAaatcatttgttcattttttaagaatacAAAGACTTTCCCATCAATTTTATACGTACGCAACCAATCATAATAACAGCTAGATGGTCATCTTATCTACCTAACCATAGGAACTTGTTCACTACAATACTTATATTTACAAATTGATACCTTGACATTGCTGAGATCTACATGATGCTCCTCCAAGAAGCTGATGAACTCCTTGAAGTTCTCTTCTGTTGGGTGGTAGTGCCCACTGTATGGCCAAATAGCCTAAAGACAATCACAAAATACACACTAAGTGAGAAAAGAAGCCAGCTGCAGGAGACTATCGATTAAGAGCGGACAAGATGCAGACAAATACTTTGTTTAGAAATGCAGGGAAATGTGCCATACCTCTAGAATCCCATTATGGGCGACCAATCTTCCGGCTGCAGTGATGGCTGCACCAGCAAGAAAACTGGAGTGCTGAAACACGCCTTTCTCCTTTTTACCCACATACAAGGCCCTCGACGTGCTAAGTACAAATATCCACTTTGAACCTTCCATGGTGTTTACAAGCTCGCTGCGTTGCTTATACATGAGTTTTCCATTTTCGATAATCACCTCATACGCTTCTCTTTCGTTCTGcagaaaaaacaaagaggagTTAATGACAGCTCGAAGCAGATGCTTATGAGACATTTGATTTTGCACTACAAAATATAACAAGACACTTCCTCTCACATGTCCGCTGAACATTTTGCTACAATTAAGGATGTCCCAAAGTTTCTTTAACTTCAGTTTGTCCGAAGTATGTTCGGATGGGATGGATATTGACAAAAATAATCTGCTAAGGCATTCACTATAAGTCGAACAAAGAATGAAACTTACAGGTCCGAGATACTTGATGCATTGCTTATGCAGAACATTTCTTGGGCACTTTTTGAGATTCTCATCTTTACCACGTCCAACATCCAACCTGCATTTAACATGGTCCTCATTATTAAAAAGTCTTTTGACATTTGATGAATGTTTGCTAGCTCTACAATATTATGGTAGGCTAGAACAGGACATAACAAACACAACAAAAGATTTCCACGTTCGAACACTAACCAGTAGAAGAAAGGCTCTGTACTCTCGCTGTTGAACCACACGTCATAGTAGAGATGCAAATTGTGGCCATAACGATGCCGTGGGTCAATCTGTTCAAGCAGGAGACTATCAGCagtattctttatttttagatcTCCTCTTCTTAGAAAGAAAAGTGACCTTGCTGTTGCATGTCTCAGGAGTTTAATTGACTTACAGCTTCAAGCCAGTGCTGTAATGCTAGCTTTTGAGCCTTCTCGtcttttgacaaaccttttcCTACCTGAAAGATAATTTATCAGCGTCCTAATGATATTGTTAATTGTCACGTAAGTTGAAAGCAGGAAAACAAAACGGGCTCTTTCAAAAGATTGTCTTTTATGTACCTTGGCGACTCTAGTTCTTGCCCTCGACCACCGAGAAACAACAGTTTCAGGCTTATCATCCTTGTAGAATGATACGGAACTATGCTTCAGGGCTGCAAAGTCTATCGCCTTCCACCTGAAACATTTGCAGTTTTGCACCAATTAGCCATTTAATAAAAGGGCACATCAGAAACAATTCGatcaattcaaattaatttaagaaagaCTCACCAGAGCTCCTCGACAACGACGGCGCAATCTGCCAAGTTTCTTCTTGTTCTGTAACTCTTGTACACTTTCTGCACCTTAACTGCCGCAGCATCGAGCTCGCATTTGGGTCTCGGCGAGAAAAATATCACAGGTTTAGGAAGGGACAATCCTCTGGCCGGTTTAGATTTCGGACCATCTTTGACTGTTAAGTTACCCGAAGCCCGGTTGGCTTCTTTACCTTGTAAGAAATTCTCAAAGGACAGGGTTCGTTCGAGCACCACGTTTTCGGGCTTGCAGTCTTTGTGTTTGATGGAATTCTTAGAATTGGTCTTGTCCGAGGCAACTGAATTGGTCATGACTCGTAAATTAGTTCTCTTCAAGCTACCTCTCCTCGAGGCAATCGCTTTTGGTTCCTTGGGAGATGAACTGATGTTGTGGGCCAATTTGACACACCAATGAGCAACGATTTCGTGCCAAGCAGATCTGAGCAAGGAAAGTGATACACCCATACAAATTTCAGCACTGACCTGCTCAAACACAAAAGAACCCAAATAATCAGGTGACAAAATTCCCAAAATGAAAGTAGAACtcattgaagaaaatgaaagaggaaGGGCAGAGAAAGCAAAATCCATCCATTCGACTGCCATAAAACTTCATAAAACGCAAACGAAGTCCAAGTCTTGACACGTTATCCCGCCCAAGAAAAGGGTAAAACAAGATTATCAGAGacaaaacagagcaagaacATGTTTCTCCGCACAATCCTACCCAGCTCCGACATAAAAAAAGAATCTCGAATGCCCTGCTTTTAGCTGAAGAAACAAATTCGAAAGATAAAAGGTCGAAACTTTATCATTACCTGTCAGTCCACAATCAAGAACTGAGCCCAGAAATCCTCTCCTCTTATATTTCCTTTTCCCTCGCGAACAAGTTGTTTTTCTGAGAGCTTAAAGACGATTTTCACAAGATATGCCTGAGGCAGACCCCAACTCCCCCTTTATATACGGGCGCCCCAAAGGGTAGAAGAGGAGGGAGGGTCTACGCGACCTTCAAATACGGACCGTGATTGCGAACTTTGAACGGGGGTGTTCCTTGTTGATTTCAACGTGGGGGACTTTGAACAGCACGAGCGGTTTGAGGAATTCAAAGGTCGGAATGGAAACTCCGCAAGACTTTTGGAGGAGTATATGCAACAACCCCTTCGCAGACGGAAGGGAAACCAAGAAATTTGGTGGGTGGGTTGTTGTTCCTTGCCGGAGAACGAGATTCTGCAGGAAGAGAGAGGCTCAAGAATGATTTATATGGAAAATGGGATTTGGAGAGAGAAGGGCAGTCAAAGAAAGTAAGCCAATCCGTGGGCtcttacagagagagagagagagagagagagagagtatgcgGGAGACGAGGGGGAGGTTTCCATGAAATGACACGATTGACCTGCTGCTGGGACTGTGAATCCCAGCGCTGGGAATTCCTCTCACGTCTCGTTCCAAGTTTTAATGGTCAAATTGGCATTGCCCTTAACCGACGACATTAAAATAAAGTCAAAATAGGGAGTTAGATAGTCACATGCGTCGTGCAGCAGCGGTGAAGGTGCTGCCACTGCGAAAAGTCCTTACCCTCTTGGACGTATTTTAGTAATCGCTCCCCGCGCTTATGTATGTACGCTGTAGTCCCAACTTCACGAGTCGCATTCTAACTGGTTCCAAGATAGaacttggaacaaaaaaagtggATCAGTGGAGATTCCAAAATATGTAAAGATAGATttctgatttttgaaaattagggaACTCATTTTAATGGGAAGGTTTTAGATTCTAGGTACGTGAAATTTAGAATCTAGAACCAGAAATAagttcttgtgtttttttttttttttttttaatgttttcgaTAGCACCGCTAATCTGaactttaattttataattgagacttttactttgttaatatttcatatttttcatatatttaaatataaattatgattagtAAATTATAAGAACAAATGATGGTTATTTAAAATGATGATTCATtacaatcgttcaattaatattttgagTAGAACCTACAAACTAACCTCAAAACTTGTGACAAGATAGGTTCTAACTTCTAGGTATGTATAGTAGGTTATAGGttctaaaaaataagaaaatcgtTCTAGTATGTgggttctaggttccaagtaGAGCCTATACTGAATTTAAAACCGCTTATTTCCTAGTTCTAATTTCACCGAAGTTATTCGATTTAGATGAATGTTTAGCCAGATTCTGGCGCGTAAATTGATCTTTCCTGTGGATCTTGCGCAGTGTATGTCCAAATGGTTCTATTCTTGATTCTGCAACTGTTTGCCACCAAAAGAATAGTTAGTGAAATGACACTGTAACGGCCCGGCCGGTCGGCGCTGTGTGTGTATTGCATCTAGTGCGTTCATTTCCCCATCGCTTTTATGATCTTTTAGGTcgtcatctttcttctttttctcatggAAAAAGTTGGGAGGGCCACGAGGGGCAGTCTCCCATGCACGATTCCGTCCACCTCCGCGTCGAGTGGGCGTGAAGCACGATGGGGTTAGGGCCCCGACTATGGTCTGTGCTTCATAACAGAGGTGCCCATTGAACGAGCTCGGATTGGACTCGAAAATCGAATTTAGTATGTCGCCTAAATCGCCCGTGACCTAAAGTTTATATAGGAAATTTTGGGCGGACCGAGCTTTTTTGTATAATACGTTTCGTCCAAACTTGCCCATTTGCCTTTCAGGCTTGGATTGGCCGAGTGAGTCACCCACATGTTGATCACCTCTATGTATTCATGTTGAGATATCACTGAGTGTGGTAACTCATTGGTAAAGATGATGTGTTATTTTCTCTATGATTTCGAGTTCAAAATGACATCGTGCCTTTAGCATTTTCTACTACATGCTTATAGACCTCCTAGCTTTTGGCCCCATGATTAGGTTGCCGTTATAGGCCCAtcagcttcttcttcactcTCTGAAGTATGAGTTTCAAGTAAACGAAATAATTATAACTCAAATCACATATTTCGTAACGGATTGTGAGACTCTCATACTAACGTTCAAAGAAGATTGATAAGATGATCACCTTTCCACTCTTTTCCAACTAGAAGGTCGAACCCTTTTTTGAAACTAACATAGTCACTTCAAATccatatttgagaaaatgatggcatttcAGGCCGTTATTTAAATATCCACTTAAcacctttatttaaaaaataagagcaCTTTAAACCTACAAAAGCTTATCCTACACAAATGAATTGAGAAGTCTTAAAAttctgccaaacaaaaatacaagATTTGTTGAACAAAAAACTTATATGTAAATCCACATTTCATTTTAATAGTTTCAAGCATCTTGGACTAAAAAGTGGTTAAAGCGGGCGAGTTGCAATATTTTGATTAAGTAACAAATAAAAAGTGAGAGGACTTACTTGTTTGTGTTTTAGCAAAAAGCATTTTGTTTTTCTGCCAAACTTTAaagtattatttaaaattttaaaattatgaaaaatgtaTATGTGAATTTTCACGTTAAATTGcaattctataaaaattgatACTTTTTAGACTTGTAAAAAGCTCAAAATTTAATAGCCACAGATTATGAGTGTGAAGAAATGAAACACAAAGAGTAAAAGTCAGTTTGGGCAAAACAATCGGCACAGCTCTTTATTGAGGCGTGACAACATTGGCATGTGTCTCGTTTCACGAGGTTTGTAAATAATGTAATTTGGCAAAATGATCTTATTAACAAGTATTCTTGCGCATGAGTTAAAATAACTGAAAGTGGAAATGACACTTCCCAAGACACTTTTGAAAATGGTCGAGTATTTATACATTATGTTAAAGTCTTTgcttcaaataataaatatcaaatctttGAGGCACATTTATCAAGACGATGTTCTTTGGCCATTTTCTCGCCAAAAGCAAAGATTGAGAGGAAAGTAGAAATATCAGCATCACATTGAAATCGATGCATCTACCTCTCCAAGTTGAGAATAAATGCTTTTGCTGTGGACACGGGGCAGTGGGGACTAGGTGTTGAGGCACCTTTAAATAGATATATTCTAGAGCATCGTGGGTAATTTCCCTGCTTGATGTTGCATatataaaatcaaattattcaAATACAAAATCTTGGATTTTAGTGATTATAAAAGGGTGATTTGTTTCATGaagaataaattatttggaaaatatttttttaaatagctgcttcaatataaaattgataaatgttttcattatcggTAACAATTGATCATTAACTATTTTCATGGACGATGAAAATACTtttcgtttgtttattttttgcgatcaatcatttttagtaaaatattttgtaaattattcatttttcgcgaaataatttttttattacaattttatcGTGCCAAGCTTGGTTGATCACACTCATGAGGTCGGGGGAAGTGGGTCTACATGGAAAGGAACTTGGCATTTGGCTTGGTCCACATGACCATGATATAGATCAAAAATATCCATTCGGACGTGTCCCTCTGGGCCCCTTGATTTTAATCATTATTGTGCTGATATAACCCGTATAATCGAACTTGGTAGGTAGTCCGATTCAATACACAGAACCATTCGCACTTCGATACCGCTGGACAAGGGACGTGTTCAAAAATGCGATTTACTTGTAAGCaggattttcttttccttttttttttttgttgtaattCTGATGGCTAAAACTAGGAGTAAAAACGAAATGTAAGCTTAATTAGACCATAAAtggggaaatagaaaaaagtgtctTCTTTACGATCATTTTAACTTTGGTTATG
This genomic stretch from Eucalyptus grandis isolate ANBG69807.140 chromosome 3, ASM1654582v1, whole genome shotgun sequence harbors:
- the LOC104436461 gene encoding IQ domain-containing protein IQM1, which translates into the protein MGVSLSLLRSAWHEIVAHWCVKLAHNISSSPKEPKAIASRRGSLKRTNLRVMTNSVASDKTNSKNSIKHKDCKPENVVLERTLSFENFLQGKEANRASGNLTVKDGPKSKPARGLSLPKPVIFFSPRPKCELDAAAVKVQKVYKSYRTRRNLADCAVVVEELWWKAIDFAALKHSSVSFYKDDKPETVVSRWSRARTRVAKVGKGLSKDEKAQKLALQHWLEAIDPRHRYGHNLHLYYDVWFNSESTEPFFYWLDVGRGKDENLKKCPRNVLHKQCIKYLGPNEREAYEVIIENGKLMYKQRSELVNTMEGSKWIFVLSTSRALYVGKKEKGVFQHSSFLAGAAITAAGRLVAHNGILEAIWPYSGHYHPTEENFKEFISFLEEHHVDLSNVKRCAIDDDDPSSTASNEGSKHKTSEDPAEAAPSDALGAVDLVAEPEKPTVKPGLPQENVTNARAKAEPPVFDFARRLSCKWSTGTGPRIGCVRDYPTELQSRALEQVNLSPRVVPGAFGGYGPIPSPRPSPKVRLSPRLTGMGLPSPRTVSASAS